The proteins below are encoded in one region of Oreochromis niloticus isolate F11D_XX linkage group LG6, O_niloticus_UMD_NMBU, whole genome shotgun sequence:
- the iqce gene encoding IQ domain-containing protein E isoform X1: MFNANAKMSLEASDVQTDEDYEELVEDGFSLPADVPVKKTKKKVSSGKPPPSPGSPYLTSLNVNPRRAAVGAWRLPRASLGDTRLDTPGETGPARLTSLSNGLDVSQTLRLECDATPELLMQTLSTRKSKHLHSASNGLTLVTSDFMKKEDMYDEIIHLKKSLHEQKSDNQQMKAKLRRLEEDNAKREKQIEALLDPTKGSEYTRSLVDRKREGSVVINGLKQRILKLEQQCREKENALSKLQSELRATNLEELKIRVKSYFEEIQRLRMLLEAAEKSCRAESKCSQRQQKALSSTVHRLTENLKQLQQENVALREELNTDTPAGGAKDYREWSKQRMLRRLLEVEKRLEDSKRHAQSPKSSILLDKEVQTTLTESLAFTMATEAVVSVGTLTDEREEVSELRERLSQLEEEKMALEELLSSRDDELKQLKTEREKLEKATKQWKVEQKKRHDEERRQHKQELKQLRARIQSLEEENSKLAQAELSSPPPTSAEETQGSTGVREGEEKDTGSKEEGEGGEESVKDDGEKEEMEKAALDIQICWREHRNRDTVMLQSALRGHLFRDSQLKELPEDAQNQVEKSSNFSDEASSAGDMLDDDALTTIQSAFRGHLARCSLAQERSVPSLMENNFPTLAPRGSALPHPPSKKHAASLSDDGEEEGLKKKTRPASNISASRKTLTKAQSESCDIDEDAAFYSDDSDDIIVSPSRPSRS, encoded by the exons ATGTTCAATGCCAATGCTAAGATGTCTCTGGAGGCGAGTGATGTCCAAACAGATGAAGACTACGAGGAGCTG GTTGAGGATGGCTTCTCGCTCCCTGCTGATGTTCCAGTAAAG AAAACGAAAAAGAAAGTCTCTTCTGGCAAGCCTCCtccttctccag GGTCTCCATACCTCACCAGTCTGAATGTGAATCCCAGGAGAGCAGCAGTGGGTGCTTGGAGACTACCAAGGGCCTCTCTGGGGGACACCAGATTGGACACTCCTGGGGAGACTGGCCCAGCTCGCCTTACTTCCCTCAGCAACGGCCTTG atgtGTCTCAGACTCTGAGATTGGAGTGTGATGCCACACCAGAGCTCCTCATGCAGACCCTGAGCACGAGGAAGtccaaacatctccactctGCTTCCAACG GTTTGACTTTAGTTACAAGTGATTTCATGAAGAAGGAGGACATGTACGATGAGATCATTCACCTCAAGAAG AGCCTTCATGAACAGAAATCTGACAACCAGCAAATGAAAGCCAAACTACGACGCCTGGAGGAAGATAATGccaagagagagaaacagatagAAGCACTGTTGGATCCCACTaag GGATCTGAATATACGCGTAGTTTGGTAGATAGGAAAAGAGAAGGGAGTGTG GTTATCAATGGACTGAAGCAGAGGATCCTAAAGCTGGAGCAGCAgtgcagagagaaagaaaacgcCCTGAG TAAACTGCAAAGTGAGCTGAGGGCCACCAACCTGGAAGAACTGAAGATTCGAGTCAAATCATACTTTGAGGAG ATTCAGAGACTGAGGATGCTTCTAGAAGCAGCTGAGAAAAG CTGTCGAGCCGAGAGTAAATGCTCCCAGAGGCAGCAAAAAGCTTTGAGCTCCACAGTTCACCGTCTGACTGAGAACCTGAAGCAGCTTCAACAAGAGAACGTGGCACTCAGAGAAGAACTCAACACTGACACTCCTGCTGGAGGAGCCAAAG ATTACAGAGAGTGGAGTAAACAGAGAATGTTGAGACGGCTGTTGGAGGTGGAGAAG AGGCTGGAAGACAGCAAAAGACACGCCCAGTCACCAAAGAGCAGCATCCTATTGGATAAGGAAGTCCAGACCACGCTCACTGAGAGTCTGGCGTTTACCATGGCAACAGAGGCAGTGGTCTCCGTGGGAACGCTCACTGATGAAAGGGAGGAGGTTTCGGAGTTGAGGGAACGCTTGAGCCAATTGGAGGAGGAGAAAATGGCGCTTGAAGAGTTGCTGTCAAGTAGAGA TGATGAACTGAAACAGCTGAAgactgaaagagaaaaactggAGAAAGCGACAAAACAGTGGAAAGTTGAACAGAAAAAACGACATGACGAAGAGAGACGGCAGCATAA ACAGGAGTTGAAACAGTTGCGAGCTCGGATCCAAAGTCTGGAGGAGGAAAACAGTAAACTTGCACAGGCTgagctctcctctcctcctcccacATCGGCAGAGGAgactcagggcagcacaggtgtgagagagggagaggaaaaggACACGGGGAgcaaagaggagggagagggaggtgaGGAATCGGTCAAAGATGatggagagaaagaagaaatggAGAAAGCAGCATTAGACATTCAGATATGCTGGAGGGAGCACAGAAACAGG GacacagtgatgctgcagtCAGCTTTAAGAGGCCACCTCTTCAGAGACTCACAGCTGAAGGAGCTACCGGAAGACGCACAGAATCAG GTTGAAAAATCATCAAACTTCAGCGATGAAGCTTCCTCTGCTGGTGACATGCTGGATGATGACGCCTTGACAACGATACAGTCGGCGTTCAGGGGACATCTGGCTCGATGTAGTCTTGCACAAGAAAG gTCTGTGCCTTCTTTAATGGAAAACAATTTTCCCACGCTGGCACCAAGAGGAAGTGCATTACCACACCCACCCAGCAAAAAAC ATGCTGCATCCCTCAGTGAtgatggtgaagaggaaggtttaaagaaaaaaacccggCCTGCGTCTAACATCTCTGCCTCCAGGAAGACACTCACAAAAG CCCAGAGTGAGTCTTGTGACATCGATGAAGACGCCGCTTTCTATTCTGATGATTCTGATGACATCATCGTGTCTCCGTCACGCCCATCGAGAAGCTGA
- the iqce gene encoding IQ domain-containing protein E isoform X2: protein MFNANAKMSLEASDVQTDEDYEELKTKKKVSSGKPPPSPGSPYLTSLNVNPRRAAVGAWRLPRASLGDTRLDTPGETGPARLTSLSNGLDVSQTLRLECDATPELLMQTLSTRKSKHLHSASNGLTLVTSDFMKKEDMYDEIIHLKKSLHEQKSDNQQMKAKLRRLEEDNAKREKQIEALLDPTKGSEYTRSLVDRKREGSVVINGLKQRILKLEQQCREKENALSKLQSELRATNLEELKIRVKSYFEEIQRLRMLLEAAEKSCRAESKCSQRQQKALSSTVHRLTENLKQLQQENVALREELNTDTPAGGAKDYREWSKQRMLRRLLEVEKRLEDSKRHAQSPKSSILLDKEVQTTLTESLAFTMATEAVVSVGTLTDEREEVSELRERLSQLEEEKMALEELLSSRDDELKQLKTEREKLEKATKQWKVEQKKRHDEERRQHKQELKQLRARIQSLEEENSKLAQAELSSPPPTSAEETQGSTGVREGEEKDTGSKEEGEGGEESVKDDGEKEEMEKAALDIQICWREHRNRDTVMLQSALRGHLFRDSQLKELPEDAQNQVEKSSNFSDEASSAGDMLDDDALTTIQSAFRGHLARCSLAQERSVPSLMENNFPTLAPRGSALPHPPSKKHAASLSDDGEEEGLKKKTRPASNISASRKTLTKAQSESCDIDEDAAFYSDDSDDIIVSPSRPSRS, encoded by the exons ATGTTCAATGCCAATGCTAAGATGTCTCTGGAGGCGAGTGATGTCCAAACAGATGAAGACTACGAGGAGCTG AAAACGAAAAAGAAAGTCTCTTCTGGCAAGCCTCCtccttctccag GGTCTCCATACCTCACCAGTCTGAATGTGAATCCCAGGAGAGCAGCAGTGGGTGCTTGGAGACTACCAAGGGCCTCTCTGGGGGACACCAGATTGGACACTCCTGGGGAGACTGGCCCAGCTCGCCTTACTTCCCTCAGCAACGGCCTTG atgtGTCTCAGACTCTGAGATTGGAGTGTGATGCCACACCAGAGCTCCTCATGCAGACCCTGAGCACGAGGAAGtccaaacatctccactctGCTTCCAACG GTTTGACTTTAGTTACAAGTGATTTCATGAAGAAGGAGGACATGTACGATGAGATCATTCACCTCAAGAAG AGCCTTCATGAACAGAAATCTGACAACCAGCAAATGAAAGCCAAACTACGACGCCTGGAGGAAGATAATGccaagagagagaaacagatagAAGCACTGTTGGATCCCACTaag GGATCTGAATATACGCGTAGTTTGGTAGATAGGAAAAGAGAAGGGAGTGTG GTTATCAATGGACTGAAGCAGAGGATCCTAAAGCTGGAGCAGCAgtgcagagagaaagaaaacgcCCTGAG TAAACTGCAAAGTGAGCTGAGGGCCACCAACCTGGAAGAACTGAAGATTCGAGTCAAATCATACTTTGAGGAG ATTCAGAGACTGAGGATGCTTCTAGAAGCAGCTGAGAAAAG CTGTCGAGCCGAGAGTAAATGCTCCCAGAGGCAGCAAAAAGCTTTGAGCTCCACAGTTCACCGTCTGACTGAGAACCTGAAGCAGCTTCAACAAGAGAACGTGGCACTCAGAGAAGAACTCAACACTGACACTCCTGCTGGAGGAGCCAAAG ATTACAGAGAGTGGAGTAAACAGAGAATGTTGAGACGGCTGTTGGAGGTGGAGAAG AGGCTGGAAGACAGCAAAAGACACGCCCAGTCACCAAAGAGCAGCATCCTATTGGATAAGGAAGTCCAGACCACGCTCACTGAGAGTCTGGCGTTTACCATGGCAACAGAGGCAGTGGTCTCCGTGGGAACGCTCACTGATGAAAGGGAGGAGGTTTCGGAGTTGAGGGAACGCTTGAGCCAATTGGAGGAGGAGAAAATGGCGCTTGAAGAGTTGCTGTCAAGTAGAGA TGATGAACTGAAACAGCTGAAgactgaaagagaaaaactggAGAAAGCGACAAAACAGTGGAAAGTTGAACAGAAAAAACGACATGACGAAGAGAGACGGCAGCATAA ACAGGAGTTGAAACAGTTGCGAGCTCGGATCCAAAGTCTGGAGGAGGAAAACAGTAAACTTGCACAGGCTgagctctcctctcctcctcccacATCGGCAGAGGAgactcagggcagcacaggtgtgagagagggagaggaaaaggACACGGGGAgcaaagaggagggagagggaggtgaGGAATCGGTCAAAGATGatggagagaaagaagaaatggAGAAAGCAGCATTAGACATTCAGATATGCTGGAGGGAGCACAGAAACAGG GacacagtgatgctgcagtCAGCTTTAAGAGGCCACCTCTTCAGAGACTCACAGCTGAAGGAGCTACCGGAAGACGCACAGAATCAG GTTGAAAAATCATCAAACTTCAGCGATGAAGCTTCCTCTGCTGGTGACATGCTGGATGATGACGCCTTGACAACGATACAGTCGGCGTTCAGGGGACATCTGGCTCGATGTAGTCTTGCACAAGAAAG gTCTGTGCCTTCTTTAATGGAAAACAATTTTCCCACGCTGGCACCAAGAGGAAGTGCATTACCACACCCACCCAGCAAAAAAC ATGCTGCATCCCTCAGTGAtgatggtgaagaggaaggtttaaagaaaaaaacccggCCTGCGTCTAACATCTCTGCCTCCAGGAAGACACTCACAAAAG CCCAGAGTGAGTCTTGTGACATCGATGAAGACGCCGCTTTCTATTCTGATGATTCTGATGACATCATCGTGTCTCCGTCACGCCCATCGAGAAGCTGA
- the LOC100693740 gene encoding fascin, with amino-acid sequence MSSNGADGDLLQIPLGLINSEGKYLTAETFGFKINASASSLKKKQTWTLEQTGEDDSAVFLLSHLGRYLATDKDGNVTADSETRERDCRFVITVHEDGRWSLQSEPYGRFLGGSEDRITCFAQTASPAERWSMHLAVHPQVNLYSFARKRFAHLSAREEVSIDRDVPWGVDSLVTLVYRDQRYHLETSDNRFLRNDGSLSTKTDKDTGYMLEFHSGKVAFRDCNGRYLAPVGPTGTMKSGRSTRVGKGEQFGLERSHAQVVLTAGNERNVSTRQGMDLSANQDEEGDQEVFQLEMSREDRKCAFRTAAGKYWTLTASGGLQCTASTKSANSYFELEWRDGRVCIRAANGKYVTAKKNGQLAATIDSAGEAEQFLMKLINRPIIVLRGEHGFIGARKAGTATLDSNRASCDVFQLEFHNGAYSFKDSQGKYWCFGDGTAIVCGDSSPVQFLLEFCDLNKMAIRTLRGKYLKGDHAGGLKASADSLESATLWEY; translated from the exons ATGTCCTCAAACGGCGCTGACGGGGACCTGCTGCAGATCCCTCTGGGCCTCATCAACAGCGAGGGCAAGTATCTGACTGCGGAAACATTCGGCTTCAAAATCAATGCCTCGGCCAGCAgcctgaagaagaagcagacGTGGACCCTAGAGCAGACCGGGGAAGACGACAGCGCCGTGTTCCTCCTGTCCCACCTGGGCCGCTACCTCGCCACGGACAAAGACGGCAACGTTACCGCGGACAGCGAGACGCGCGAGCGGGACTGCCGCTTCGTCATAACGGTGCACGAGGACGGGCGGTGGTCGTTGCAGTCCGAGCCCTACGGCCGCTTCCTCGGCGGCAGCGAGGACCGGATCACCTGCTTTGCGCAGACCGCCTCGCCGGCGGAGAGATGGAGCATGCACCTGGCCGTGCACCCGCAGGTCAACCTCTACAGCTTCGCCCGCAAGCGCTTCGCCCACCTGAGCGCCCGGGAGGAGGTGTCAATAGATCGGGATGTCCCCTGGGGGGTCGACTCGCTTGTGACCCTGGTGTACCGCGATCAGCGCTACCACCTCGAGACTTCTGACAACCGCTTTTTGCGCAACGACGGCAGCCTGTCCACCAAAACGGACAAGGATACCGGTTACATGCTGGAATTCCACTCCGGGAAAGTGGCATTCCGCGACTGTAACGGTCGCTACCTGGCCCCCGTAGGCCCCACAGGCACTATGAAGTCTGGGAGGAGCACCCGGGTGGGAAAGGGTGAACAGTTCGGCCTGGAGCGCAGCCACGCGCAGGTCGTCCTGACTGCAGGCAACGAGAGAAACGTATCCACGAGGCAAG GCATGGACTTGTCAGCCAATCAGGATGAGGAAGGGGACCAGGAAGTCTTTCAGCTGGAGATGAGCCGTGAGGACAGGAAGTGTGCCTTCAGGACCGCTGCTGGAAAATACTGGACACTCACAGCTTCTGGAGGACTGCAGTGCACTGCCTCCACCAA GTCTGCCAATAGTTACTTTGAATTGGAGTGGCGTGATGGCCGTGTGTGTATCCGTGCAGCCAACGGCAAGTATGTGACTGCTAAGAAGAACGGCCAGCTGGCTGCTACCATTGACAGCGCAG GGGAGGCTGAACAGTTCCTGATGAAGCTCATCAACCGTCCAATCATCGTCCTCCGCGGGGAGCACGGGTTCATCGGGGCTCGAAAAGCTGGAACGGCGACCCTAGACTCCAACCGAGCATCCTGCGATGTTTTTCAGCTGGAGTTCCACAATGGTGCTTACTCCTTCAAAG ACTCCCAGGGGAAGTACTGGTGTTTTGGAGATGGCACAGCCATTGTGTGTGGCGACTCATCGCCTGTCCAGTTCCTGCTCGAGTTCTGTGACCTCAACAAGATGGCCATTCGTACTCTGAGGGGGAAGTATCTCAAAGGGGATCATGCTGGAGGGCTCAAGGCGAGTGCAGACTCCCTGGAGAGTGCCACCCTCTGGGAATATTGA